A window of the Banduia mediterranea genome harbors these coding sequences:
- a CDS encoding mechanosensitive ion channel family protein has translation MDALLERLTDVDTMMTFVLPVIWRVIAALLTFVIGRWVAKLIVRLVRKVISRKESDPMIVNFVGNVLYGIALAIVVIAALGKLGVDTTSAAAVLGGMAVAVGLALQGQLSSFASGVLLIMFRPFRAGDFVQIGGTMGVVEHLKIVVTVLKSPDGQEVTLPNSSVWGNTITNFSIRPIRRVDLTIGISYNSDLLKAKNLLLDLLANEPRFLEDPAKTVHCTNLGDSSVDFAVRGWTNSGDWWNTRCDMIEKIKLRFDAEGIEIPFPQMDLHLRDTPQEEMPPRADA, from the coding sequence GTGGATGCTCTGCTAGAAAGGCTCACCGATGTCGACACCATGATGACCTTCGTGCTGCCGGTGATCTGGCGTGTCATCGCCGCCCTGTTGACGTTCGTGATCGGCCGCTGGGTCGCCAAGCTCATCGTCCGCCTGGTGCGCAAGGTGATATCGCGCAAGGAATCGGACCCGATGATCGTCAATTTCGTCGGCAACGTGCTGTATGGCATTGCGCTGGCGATCGTTGTGATCGCGGCACTCGGCAAGCTCGGCGTCGATACCACCTCGGCGGCTGCGGTGCTCGGCGGCATGGCGGTGGCGGTCGGCCTGGCCTTGCAGGGGCAGCTGTCCTCGTTCGCCTCCGGGGTGCTGTTGATCATGTTCCGGCCGTTCCGCGCCGGCGACTTCGTACAGATCGGCGGCACCATGGGTGTGGTCGAACACCTCAAGATCGTGGTGACCGTGCTGAAGTCTCCGGACGGCCAGGAAGTGACGCTGCCGAATTCCTCGGTCTGGGGCAACACCATCACCAACTTCAGCATTCGCCCGATCCGCCGCGTTGATCTGACGATCGGCATTTCCTACAACTCCGATCTGCTCAAGGCCAAGAACCTGTTGCTGGACCTGCTCGCGAATGAGCCGCGCTTCCTCGAAGACCCTGCCAAGACGGTGCATTGCACCAACCTCGGCGACAGCTCGGTGGATTTCGCGGTGCGTGGCTGGACCAACAGTGGCGACTGGTGGAACACGCGCTGCGACATGATCGAGAAGATCAAGCTGCGTTTCGACGCGGAAGGCATCGAGATTCCGTTTCCGCAGATGGACCTGCACCTGCGCGATACACCGCAGGAAGAAATGCCGCCACGCGCGGACGCCTGA